In the Kitasatospora terrestris genome, one interval contains:
- the dprA gene encoding DNA-processing protein DprA, with product MSETAASGPAVAAPVSPIVESPAEVDPERWARAALTRLIEPGDATIGRAVARLGALRVVRAIRDGTAPEHLGLSSARLAAYRARLPEINPRVDLERVRTRGGRFIIPGDSEWPSQLEDLGDGRPVGLWIRGTGSLRLLALRSVAVVGSRACTPYGRYVAGQLCSQLAERGWVIVSGAAYGIDSAAHQGALAVGGTTVAVLACGVDVAYPPGNAGLIERIAAQGLVVSELPLGTHPNRFRFVLRNRVIAALTRGTVVVEAALRSGALSTARRARDLNRHTMGVAGPVTSELSAGVHALIRSGAATLVTDGAEVGELIGAIGEDLAPRRAGPVLPRDLLEPPVARVLEAVPANAEGAPPERLARQAGLTLDETMKRLYELGSLGYVERFGAHWRLVRRRLQEL from the coding sequence GTGTCCGAGACCGCGGCTAGCGGTCCCGCAGTTGCCGCTCCCGTGTCTCCAATCGTTGAGTCACCCGCCGAGGTCGACCCCGAGAGGTGGGCCCGGGCCGCGCTCACCCGCCTGATCGAACCGGGCGACGCGACCATCGGGCGCGCCGTCGCACGGCTCGGCGCCCTGAGGGTGGTGCGGGCGATCAGGGACGGCACAGCACCGGAACACCTCGGGCTCAGCTCGGCCAGGCTGGCCGCCTATCGAGCGCGCCTTCCGGAGATCAACCCGAGGGTGGATCTGGAGCGTGTGCGAACCCGCGGTGGCCGATTCATCATTCCGGGGGACTCGGAGTGGCCCTCGCAACTCGAGGATCTGGGGGACGGCCGGCCGGTCGGGCTGTGGATCCGCGGCACCGGTTCGCTGCGCCTGCTCGCCCTCCGCTCGGTCGCCGTAGTGGGATCCCGGGCCTGCACGCCGTACGGAAGGTACGTGGCCGGTCAGCTCTGCTCCCAGCTCGCCGAGCGGGGGTGGGTGATCGTCTCGGGTGCGGCGTACGGCATTGATTCCGCCGCTCACCAGGGCGCACTCGCGGTGGGCGGTACGACCGTGGCGGTACTCGCGTGTGGCGTGGACGTCGCGTACCCGCCCGGAAACGCGGGGCTGATCGAGCGCATCGCCGCCCAGGGGCTGGTGGTCAGCGAACTTCCGCTCGGCACCCACCCCAACCGGTTCCGCTTCGTCCTCCGAAACCGCGTCATCGCCGCACTCACCCGCGGGACGGTCGTTGTCGAGGCGGCGCTGCGCAGTGGTGCACTGAGTACGGCACGGCGGGCCCGGGACCTCAACCGGCACACCATGGGCGTCGCCGGGCCGGTGACCTCCGAATTGTCGGCCGGAGTCCACGCCCTGATCCGGAGTGGGGCGGCCACCCTGGTGACGGACGGTGCCGAAGTCGGCGAACTGATCGGTGCGATCGGCGAGGACCTCGCGCCTCGGCGCGCCGGGCCGGTTCTCCCACGAGACCTGTTGGAACCCCCGGTGGCCAGGGTCCTGGAGGCGGTCCCGGCCAACGCCGAGGGCGCGCCGCCCGAACGGCTCGCCCGCCAGGCGGGCCTGACTCTCGACGAGACGATGAAACGGCTCTACGAGCTCGGTTCGCTGGGCTACGTCGAACGCTTCGGCGCCCACTGGCGGCTTGTCAGGCGACGCCTGCAGGAACTGTAG
- the whiG gene encoding RNA polymerase sigma factor WhiG: protein MPAATVPGSAGNGANPHPNPNPSPNPERTELENLWRSYKETADPRLREQLILHYSPLVKYVAGRVGVGLPANVEQADFVSSGVFGLIDAIEKFDIDRAIKFETYAISRIRGAIIDELRALDWIPRSVRQKAKAVERTYATLEARLRRTPHEPEVAAEMGISLDDLRTIFSQLSLANVVALDELLHSAGDGGDRLTLMETLEDSGADNPVEIAEDRELRRLLATAVNTLPEREKTVVTLYYYEGLTLAEIGQVLGVTESRVSQIHTKSVLQLRAKLSDAR, encoded by the coding sequence ATCCCCGCCGCCACCGTCCCTGGTTCTGCCGGGAATGGTGCCAATCCCCACCCCAACCCCAACCCGAGCCCCAACCCCGAGCGCACGGAGTTGGAGAACCTCTGGCGCTCCTACAAGGAGACCGCTGACCCCCGGCTGCGCGAGCAGCTGATCCTGCACTACTCGCCGCTGGTCAAGTACGTGGCCGGCCGGGTCGGCGTCGGCCTGCCGGCAAACGTCGAGCAGGCGGACTTCGTCTCCTCGGGCGTGTTCGGGCTGATCGACGCGATCGAGAAGTTCGACATCGACCGGGCGATCAAGTTCGAGACCTACGCGATCAGCCGGATCCGCGGCGCGATCATCGACGAACTCCGCGCGCTCGACTGGATTCCGCGTTCGGTCCGGCAGAAGGCAAAAGCGGTCGAGCGGACCTACGCCACCCTGGAGGCGCGGCTGCGGCGTACGCCGCACGAGCCCGAGGTCGCGGCGGAGATGGGCATCTCGCTGGACGACCTGCGCACGATCTTCAGTCAGCTGTCCCTGGCCAATGTGGTCGCCCTGGACGAACTGCTGCATTCGGCGGGCGACGGCGGCGATCGGCTCACGCTGATGGAGACGCTGGAGGACAGCGGCGCCGACAACCCGGTCGAGATCGCGGAGGACCGCGAATTGCGACGACTGCTGGCAACGGCCGTCAACACGCTGCCGGAGCGGGAGAAGACCGTGGTGACGCTCTATTACTACGAGGGGTTGACGCTCGCGGAGATCGGACAGGTGCTCGGGGTCACCGAGAGCCGGGTCAGCCAGATCCACACCAAGTCGGTGCTGCAGCTCAGGGCCAAGCTCTCCGACGCGCGATGA
- the tsf gene encoding translation elongation factor Ts, with protein sequence MANFTAADVKKLRELTGAGMMDCKKALDEAEGDVQKAVELLRIKGQKGVAKREGRDASNGAVASLIAEDNKSGVLVELNCETDFVAKGGKFVEVANAIAAHVAATSPADLESALASEIAAGQTVQQFVDEANATLGEKIVFRRFAQFDNDGFVGVYMHKSDPDLPPTIGVLVELDKADAATAKDVAQHIAAFAPKYLSREEIPAEDLENERRVAEATAREEGKPEAALPKIVEGRVTGFVKENAVLEQAFAKDNKKTVAKVLEEAGVSLKRFVRFRVGA encoded by the coding sequence ATGGCGAACTTCACCGCCGCGGACGTCAAGAAGCTCCGTGAGCTGACCGGCGCCGGCATGATGGACTGCAAGAAGGCGCTGGACGAGGCCGAGGGCGACGTCCAGAAGGCCGTCGAGCTCCTTCGCATCAAGGGCCAGAAGGGCGTTGCCAAGCGTGAGGGCCGTGACGCCTCCAACGGCGCCGTCGCCTCCCTCATCGCCGAGGACAACAAGTCCGGCGTGCTGGTCGAGCTGAACTGCGAGACCGACTTCGTCGCCAAGGGTGGCAAGTTCGTCGAGGTCGCCAACGCGATCGCCGCGCACGTCGCCGCCACCTCCCCGGCCGACCTCGAGTCCGCTCTGGCCTCCGAGATCGCCGCCGGCCAGACCGTCCAGCAGTTCGTGGACGAGGCCAACGCGACCCTGGGCGAGAAGATCGTCTTCCGTCGCTTCGCGCAGTTCGACAACGACGGCTTCGTCGGTGTCTACATGCACAAGTCCGACCCGGACCTGCCGCCGACCATCGGTGTCCTGGTCGAGCTGGACAAGGCCGACGCCGCCACCGCCAAGGACGTCGCGCAGCACATCGCCGCCTTCGCGCCGAAGTACCTCTCCCGCGAGGAGATCCCGGCCGAGGACCTGGAGAACGAGCGCCGCGTCGCCGAGGCCACCGCTCGCGAGGAGGGCAAGCCCGAGGCTGCCCTGCCGAAGATCGTCGAGGGTCGCGTCACCGGCTTCGTCAAGGAGAACGCCGTTCTCGAGCAGGCCTTCGCGAAGGACAACAAGAAGACCGTCGCCAAGGTCCTCGAGGAGGCCGGCGTCTCCCTCAAGCGCTTCGTCCGCTTCCGCGTCGGCGCCTGA
- a CDS encoding DUF6907 domain-containing protein: MTRRRVTVVTCDHGPVTFDEPDWCATPHEHGGAKVDVFHDGPEIGLSVQSRQGRSRILQAALTQFPFASDPARRVPYVTVLVDGTWQGFDSAGLRELAEGLVGYAGRLRDLAAELDRITAGAG, encoded by the coding sequence ATGACGCGGCGGAGGGTCACGGTCGTCACCTGCGATCACGGTCCGGTGACCTTCGACGAGCCGGACTGGTGCGCCACTCCGCACGAGCACGGCGGCGCGAAGGTGGACGTGTTCCACGACGGGCCCGAGATCGGGCTGTCGGTGCAGTCTCGGCAGGGCCGGTCGCGGATCCTGCAGGCGGCGCTCACTCAGTTCCCGTTCGCGTCGGATCCGGCCCGCCGGGTGCCGTACGTGACGGTGCTGGTGGACGGCACGTGGCAGGGCTTCGACTCCGCGGGGCTGCGTGAGCTGGCCGAGGGCCTGGTCGGCTACGCCGGGCGGCTGCGGGACCTGGCCGCCGAGCTGGACCGGATCACCGCCGGCGCCGGATAG
- a CDS encoding GntR family transcriptional regulator: MPRSAEEIAAGLRTRIHDGELQPGDRLPTMEALAEEHDVSRQTARQALNILKTEGLVEYRGGRSGTFVRQKPATRMVRARAMERDNLGYYSGANVQHWRLVEGTRTEVGEVPAPADIAAYLGVEPGTPVVARKRINGDPDVPTHRQLTDSYLHPAAVAAVPVIAGNSGLGGIYDRIEEWAEQPISWEEEITAITPSPAEAEALLMPPGVPLLRVIRTSTVKVDGKVLVAEVNDIRFSAEVFSIRYPMTRRGAAKWPVQPATNDFYSS; encoded by the coding sequence ATGCCACGATCCGCAGAGGAGATCGCAGCCGGCCTGCGCACGCGCATCCACGACGGCGAACTCCAGCCCGGCGACCGACTCCCCACGATGGAAGCCCTCGCCGAGGAACACGACGTCAGCCGCCAGACCGCCCGCCAGGCCCTCAACATCCTCAAGACCGAAGGACTGGTCGAGTACCGCGGCGGCCGCTCCGGAACCTTCGTCCGCCAGAAGCCCGCCACCCGCATGGTCCGCGCCCGCGCCATGGAGCGCGACAACCTCGGCTACTACAGCGGCGCCAACGTCCAGCACTGGCGCCTGGTCGAAGGCACCCGCACCGAGGTGGGCGAAGTGCCCGCCCCGGCCGACATCGCCGCCTACCTCGGCGTCGAACCCGGAACCCCGGTCGTCGCCCGTAAGCGGATCAACGGCGACCCCGACGTCCCCACCCACCGGCAGCTGACCGACAGCTACCTGCACCCTGCCGCCGTCGCCGCCGTCCCCGTCATCGCCGGAAACTCCGGCCTCGGCGGGATCTACGACCGCATCGAGGAGTGGGCCGAGCAGCCGATCAGCTGGGAGGAAGAGATCACCGCGATCACTCCCAGCCCGGCCGAGGCGGAGGCGTTGCTGATGCCGCCGGGCGTCCCGCTGCTGCGGGTGATCCGCACCTCCACCGTCAAGGTCGACGGCAAGGTGCTGGTCGCCGAGGTCAACGACATTCGGTTCAGCGCCGAAGTCTTCTCGATTCGCTACCCGATGACCCGCCGGGGAGCCGCGAAGTGGCCGGTGCAGCCGGCGACCAACGACTTCTACAGCAGTTGA
- the pyrH gene encoding UMP kinase: MQETQETAPDGTRRRVLLKLSGEAFAGGGGLGVDPDVVHAIAREIATVVRSGTEVAIVIGGGNFFRGAELQVRGMDRSRSDYMGMLGTVMNCLALQDFLIKEGMETRVQTAITMGQVAEPYLPLRAIRHLEKGRVVIFGAGMGMPYFSTDTTAVQRALEIHADVLLMGKNGVDGVYDSDPRSNPAAVKFDALDYTEVISRDLKVADLTAITLCKDNGLPILVFELLAEGNIARAVKGEKIGTLISEDSARA; the protein is encoded by the coding sequence ATGCAGGAGACGCAGGAGACCGCACCGGACGGCACGCGCCGTCGGGTTCTGCTCAAGCTGTCCGGCGAAGCGTTCGCCGGCGGTGGCGGCCTCGGCGTCGACCCGGACGTGGTGCACGCCATCGCCCGTGAGATCGCCACCGTGGTCCGCTCGGGCACCGAGGTCGCGATCGTGATCGGCGGCGGTAACTTCTTCCGTGGCGCGGAGCTGCAGGTCCGTGGCATGGACCGGTCCCGCTCCGACTACATGGGCATGCTCGGCACCGTGATGAACTGCCTGGCGCTCCAGGACTTCCTGATCAAGGAGGGCATGGAGACCCGGGTCCAGACGGCCATCACCATGGGCCAGGTCGCCGAGCCGTACCTGCCGCTGCGGGCGATCCGGCACCTGGAGAAGGGCCGCGTGGTGATCTTCGGCGCCGGTATGGGCATGCCGTACTTCTCCACCGACACCACGGCCGTCCAGCGCGCGCTGGAGATCCACGCCGACGTCCTGCTGATGGGCAAGAACGGCGTGGACGGCGTCTACGACTCCGACCCGCGGTCCAACCCGGCGGCGGTCAAGTTCGACGCGCTGGACTACACCGAGGTGATCTCCCGCGACCTCAAGGTGGCGGACCTGACCGCGATCACGCTGTGCAAGGACAACGGCCTGCCGATCCTGGTCTTCGAGCTGCTCGCCGAGGGCAATATCGCCCGTGCGGTGAAGGGTGAGAAGATCGGCACACTCATCAGCGAGGATTCCGCCCGGGCCTGA
- a CDS encoding WhiB family transcriptional regulator, giving the protein MPGTTLNRGETAPAAPCAGADIDADLFFPAVDGTDHRRPTTCEQRALAVCAECPLARRATCLEDALAYPASEQYGVVGGTTASQRRVILFGRALVARLGVAA; this is encoded by the coding sequence ATGCCCGGAACCACGCTGAATCGGGGTGAGACCGCCCCCGCCGCCCCCTGCGCCGGCGCCGACATCGACGCCGACCTGTTCTTCCCCGCCGTGGACGGCACCGACCACCGCCGCCCCACCACCTGCGAGCAGCGCGCCCTCGCCGTCTGCGCCGAGTGCCCCCTCGCCCGCCGCGCCACCTGCCTGGAGGACGCCCTCGCCTACCCGGCGAGCGAGCAGTACGGCGTCGTCGGCGGCACCACCGCCTCGCAGCGCCGCGTGATCCTCTTCGGCCGGGCCCTGGTCGCCCGCCTGGGGGTGGCCGCGTGA
- the frr gene encoding ribosome recycling factor: MIDETLLEAEEKMEKAVAVAKDDLAAIRTGRAHPAMFAKIVAEYYGALTPINQLASFSVPEPRMAMVTPFDKTALKAIETAIRDSDLGVNPSNDGSVIRVVLPQLTEERRREYIKQARGKGEDAKVSVRSIRRKAKDAIDKLVKDKEIGEDDGRRGEKELDDLTAKFVAQIDELLKHKEAELLEV, from the coding sequence GTGATCGATGAGACCCTCCTCGAGGCCGAGGAGAAGATGGAGAAGGCCGTCGCGGTCGCCAAGGACGACCTCGCCGCCATCCGTACCGGCCGCGCGCACCCGGCGATGTTCGCCAAGATCGTCGCGGAGTACTACGGCGCCCTGACGCCGATCAACCAGCTGGCCTCCTTCTCCGTCCCGGAGCCGCGGATGGCCATGGTCACCCCGTTCGACAAGACGGCGCTGAAGGCCATCGAGACCGCGATCCGCGACTCCGACCTGGGCGTCAACCCGTCGAACGACGGCTCCGTCATCCGCGTGGTGCTCCCGCAGCTCACGGAGGAGCGCCGCCGCGAGTACATCAAGCAGGCCCGCGGCAAGGGCGAGGACGCCAAGGTCTCCGTCCGCTCCATCCGCCGCAAGGCGAAGGACGCGATCGACAAGCTGGTCAAGGACAAGGAGATCGGCGAGGACGACGGCCGCCGCGGCGAGAAGGAGCTCGACGACCTGACGGCCAAGTTCGTGGCCCAGATCGACGAGCTGCTGAAGCACAAGGAAGCCGAGCTGCTGGAGGTCTGA
- a CDS encoding RNA polymerase sigma factor yields MNATDFDQLYRDHKAAVTRHIERRLFTPDRHLAEDLTADTFLTVWRKLEAGLVVEHPRAFLYLSADRTIAEHFRRRSSGEQAMDFGATNTTEAASGAADTPHLAGLFAELEEAREVLTNAAATYRAAYRRHNMALANLSGSKSVAARARSRARVESTEQCRQVALAAFQRAGEVLREAREAWNTGAGELSGLGLQVLAGAR; encoded by the coding sequence GTGAACGCCACCGACTTCGACCAGCTGTACCGCGACCACAAGGCTGCGGTCACCCGGCACATCGAGCGCCGCCTGTTCACCCCCGACCGGCACCTCGCCGAGGACCTGACCGCCGACACGTTCCTGACCGTCTGGCGGAAGCTGGAGGCCGGCCTCGTGGTCGAGCACCCGCGGGCCTTCCTGTACCTCAGCGCCGACCGCACCATCGCCGAGCACTTCCGCCGCCGGTCCTCCGGCGAGCAGGCCATGGACTTCGGGGCGACGAACACCACCGAGGCCGCCTCCGGGGCCGCGGACACCCCGCACCTCGCCGGGCTGTTCGCCGAGCTGGAGGAGGCCCGGGAGGTGCTGACGAACGCCGCGGCGACCTACCGGGCGGCGTACCGCAGGCACAACATGGCGCTGGCGAACCTGTCCGGGTCGAAGTCGGTGGCGGCTCGGGCCCGTAGCAGGGCCCGGGTGGAGTCCACCGAGCAGTGCCGGCAGGTGGCGCTGGCCGCGTTCCAGCGCGCCGGCGAGGTGCTGCGGGAGGCGCGGGAGGCGTGGAACACCGGCGCGGGTGAGCTGTCCGGGCTGGGCCTGCAGGTGCTGGCGGGTGCCCGATGA
- the rpsB gene encoding 30S ribosomal protein S2 encodes MAVVTMRELLESGVHFGHQTRRWNPKMKRFIFTERNGIYIIDLLQSLNYIDRAFEFVKETVAHGGSILFVGTKKQAQEAIAEQAARVGMPYVNQRWLGGMLTNFSTVYKRLQRLKELGEIDFTDVAGSGLTKKELLVLQREYDKLEKTLGGIRDMQRVPSAIWIVDTKKEHIAVGEARKLNIPVVAILDTNCDPDEVDYKIPGNDDAIRSVTLLTRVIADAVAEGLKSRAGVAKGDVKAEPGADQPLADWEKDIIEGAKADEAPAAEAVTEAPAEAAAEAPAAEAEQA; translated from the coding sequence ATGGCCGTCGTCACGATGCGGGAGCTGCTGGAGAGCGGCGTCCACTTCGGTCACCAGACCCGTCGTTGGAACCCGAAGATGAAGCGCTTCATCTTCACGGAGCGCAACGGCATCTACATCATCGACCTCCTGCAGTCGCTGAACTACATCGACCGCGCCTTCGAGTTCGTCAAGGAGACCGTTGCCCACGGTGGCAGCATCCTCTTCGTCGGCACCAAGAAGCAGGCCCAGGAGGCCATCGCCGAGCAGGCTGCGCGCGTGGGCATGCCCTACGTCAACCAGCGCTGGCTCGGCGGCATGCTGACCAACTTCTCGACCGTCTACAAGCGCCTGCAGCGCCTGAAGGAGCTCGGCGAGATCGACTTCACGGATGTGGCCGGCTCGGGCCTCACCAAGAAGGAGCTCCTGGTCCTCCAGCGCGAGTACGACAAGCTGGAGAAGACCCTCGGCGGTATCCGCGACATGCAGCGCGTGCCCAGCGCGATCTGGATCGTGGACACCAAGAAGGAGCACATCGCGGTCGGCGAGGCCCGCAAGCTCAACATCCCGGTCGTCGCGATCCTCGACACCAACTGCGACCCCGACGAGGTCGACTACAAGATCCCGGGCAACGACGACGCGATCCGCTCCGTCACCCTGCTGACCCGCGTGATCGCCGACGCCGTCGCCGAGGGCCTGAAGTCCCGTGCCGGTGTCGCCAAGGGCGACGTCAAGGCCGAGCCGGGTGCCGACCAGCCGCTGGCCGACTGGGAGAAGGACATCATCGAGGGCGCCAAGGCCGACGAGGCCCCCGCCGCCGAGGCTGTCACCGAGGCCCCCGCCGAGGCTGCTGCCGAGGCTCCGGCCGCCGAGGCCGAGCAGGCCTGA
- a CDS encoding site-specific integrase, producing MAGHIQDRWFKTETGADGKPRRVKSDRHGIGLRYRARYVGPDGSEKSKSFADRERRLAEQWLAQVRADMSRGQYIDPKAARTTFQQFADRWLKMQTTDPSTQVLVETRLRLHVFPRIGRRPLDSFRPSHIQELVKELEDSPITGSYARNIYSDVRAVLSAAVDDGLLSRNPCSAKSVRPPAVEARRVIPWLPEQVFVVRSALPDRYRAMADLGAGCGLRQGEIIGLAEDDALDFETGTVRVLRQVKLIRGKAVFAPPKCNKVRDVPLPDSVAAAVRDHMDAFKPVPITLPWRTPDGPPVTFRLLFSNTAAGLVWKSNFNLQDWKPAIAAAGLIPAAGPGESYASAREHGMHALRHFYASVLLDAGESIRAVSDYLGHADPALTLRVYAHLMPNSQERARKAVDQLFQGGEPTT from the coding sequence GTGGCAGGACACATCCAGGACCGCTGGTTCAAGACAGAGACCGGCGCCGACGGCAAGCCTCGACGTGTCAAGAGCGACCGGCACGGCATCGGCCTGCGCTACCGGGCCCGGTACGTCGGCCCGGATGGCAGCGAGAAGAGCAAGTCGTTCGCTGACCGGGAGCGCCGCCTCGCCGAGCAGTGGCTCGCCCAGGTGCGGGCCGACATGTCCCGGGGCCAGTACATCGACCCCAAGGCCGCCCGGACGACGTTCCAGCAGTTCGCGGACCGGTGGCTCAAGATGCAGACGACCGACCCCTCGACTCAGGTACTCGTGGAGACCCGGCTACGGCTCCACGTCTTCCCGCGGATCGGCCGGCGCCCGCTCGACTCGTTCCGCCCCTCCCACATCCAGGAGCTGGTCAAGGAGCTGGAGGACAGCCCGATCACCGGCTCGTACGCCCGGAACATCTACTCGGACGTCCGGGCGGTGCTCTCGGCGGCCGTGGACGACGGTCTCCTGAGTCGGAATCCCTGCAGCGCGAAGTCGGTACGGCCTCCGGCGGTGGAGGCCCGCAGGGTGATCCCCTGGCTGCCGGAGCAGGTGTTCGTTGTGCGGTCGGCCCTCCCGGATCGGTACCGGGCGATGGCCGACCTAGGAGCGGGCTGTGGCCTCCGCCAAGGGGAGATCATCGGACTGGCCGAGGATGACGCCCTCGACTTCGAGACGGGCACTGTCCGGGTTCTCCGGCAAGTGAAGCTCATCCGGGGCAAGGCAGTGTTCGCACCGCCGAAGTGCAACAAGGTGCGGGACGTCCCTCTCCCCGACTCGGTGGCCGCTGCCGTCCGCGACCACATGGACGCCTTCAAGCCCGTCCCCATCACGCTCCCCTGGCGGACCCCGGACGGGCCGCCGGTGACCTTCCGGCTCCTGTTCAGCAACACCGCCGCCGGCCTGGTCTGGAAGAGCAACTTCAACCTCCAGGACTGGAAGCCCGCGATTGCCGCCGCCGGGCTCATCCCTGCGGCCGGTCCGGGCGAGTCCTACGCGTCCGCGCGCGAGCACGGGATGCACGCCTTGCGGCACTTCTACGCCTCGGTGCTGCTGGACGCCGGGGAGAGCATCCGGGCCGTCAGCGACTACCTGGGGCACGCCGACCCGGCCCTGACCCTGCGGGTGTACGCGCACCTCATGCCGAACAGCCAGGAGCGGGCCCGAAAGGCCGTCGACCAGCTCTTCCAAGGGGGTGAACCGACCACCTGA
- a CDS encoding phosphatidate cytidylyltransferase, translating to MTPPPGPPARVRPQTRRPRYRPGPTSDPGRRPRPGPTRTGHARLPPVYPEGNAAQTLIMPVQETSVAQPDQQPRKPRGGRNLPAAIGVGVGLGAVIVASLFVVKAVFLAVVAAAVVVGIWELTSRLAERKDIHVPLPPLLIGGVAMLVTGYFAGAQWAAALLGLTGVALMIARMSTPPENYLRDITAGVFTAFYVPFLATFVALMLAADDGAWRILIFLVVTICSDTGAYAVGYKFGKNKLAPTISPGKTREGLAGGIGLSMLAGALLMQYVIDDGTWWQGLILGGCAAVTATLGDLAESMIKRDLGIKDMGTLLPGHGGIMDRLDSLLPTAPVVWLLLAAFVGG from the coding sequence CTGACGCCGCCGCCCGGGCCGCCCGCCCGGGTGCGACCGCAGACCCGCAGACCCCGCTACCGCCCCGGGCCGACGTCCGACCCGGGGCGGCGGCCCCGGCCCGGGCCGACCCGAACGGGTCACGCGCGGCTGCCTCCGGTGTACCCGGAGGGCAACGCGGCACAGACTCTGATCATGCCTGTCCAGGAGACCTCCGTGGCCCAGCCCGACCAGCAGCCCCGCAAGCCGCGCGGCGGCCGCAATCTGCCCGCCGCGATAGGCGTGGGCGTCGGACTCGGCGCGGTGATCGTCGCTTCGCTGTTCGTGGTGAAGGCCGTCTTCCTCGCCGTGGTGGCCGCCGCCGTCGTGGTCGGCATCTGGGAGCTGACCAGCCGGCTCGCCGAGCGCAAGGACATCCACGTCCCGCTGCCCCCGCTGCTGATCGGCGGCGTGGCGATGCTGGTCACCGGCTACTTCGCCGGCGCCCAGTGGGCGGCCGCGCTGCTCGGCCTGACCGGCGTGGCGCTGATGATCGCCCGGATGTCCACCCCGCCGGAGAACTACCTCCGTGACATAACGGCCGGCGTCTTCACCGCCTTCTACGTGCCGTTCCTCGCCACCTTCGTCGCGCTGATGCTGGCCGCCGACGACGGCGCCTGGCGGATCCTGATCTTCCTGGTCGTCACCATCTGCAGCGACACCGGCGCCTACGCGGTGGGCTACAAGTTCGGGAAGAACAAGCTCGCGCCGACCATCAGCCCCGGCAAGACCCGCGAGGGCCTGGCGGGCGGCATCGGGCTGTCGATGCTGGCCGGTGCGCTGCTGATGCAGTACGTCATCGACGACGGCACCTGGTGGCAGGGCCTGATCCTGGGCGGCTGCGCGGCCGTCACCGCGACCCTCGGCGACCTCGCCGAGTCGATGATCAAGCGTGACCTCGGCATCAAGGACATGGGCACCCTGCTCCCCGGCCACGGCGGCATCATGGACCGGCTCGACTCCCTGCTGCCGACCGCGCCGGTGGTCTGGCTCCTCCTCGCCGCCTTCGTCGGCGGCTGA
- a CDS encoding M23 family metallopeptidase codes for MGGRDGLRQRFDAPPVRWAPGHRGVDLAASEGATVRAAAPGVVTFSGMVAGRPVVTVTHPGSGSPPLRTTYLPVAGSVAVGTSVAAGRPIGTVATGTGHCATGCLHWGLLRGDRYLDPLALFGVGRARLLPLGHDLR; via the coding sequence GTGGGCGGGCGGGACGGGCTCCGGCAGCGCTTCGACGCCCCGCCGGTCCGCTGGGCGCCGGGGCATCGCGGGGTCGACCTCGCCGCCTCCGAGGGCGCGACCGTACGGGCGGCCGCACCCGGGGTGGTGACCTTCTCCGGAATGGTCGCCGGCCGCCCCGTGGTGACCGTCACCCATCCCGGTTCGGGCAGTCCGCCGCTACGGACCACCTACCTGCCGGTCGCGGGCTCCGTAGCGGTCGGCACCTCCGTGGCCGCCGGCCGGCCCATCGGCACCGTCGCCACGGGCACGGGCCACTGCGCGACGGGCTGCCTGCACTGGGGGCTACTACGGGGAGACCGCTACCTCGACCCGCTCGCCCTGTTCGGCGTCGGGCGGGCACGACTGCTCCCGCTCGGCCACGACCTCCGATGA
- a CDS encoding RRQRL motif-containing zinc-binding protein — protein MSARHLDPTGERHGGMPTWAWGTAPAGLATRDQLRRRGLRPARGQQVVAQLEWASSKARRSGGIRTSNLYRLDEAVPVGPFTPGRARGLAAAMRVRRTCPTCRTEQAYCISTRLGECASCVAGPNPEVDR, from the coding sequence GTGAGCGCCCGGCACCTCGACCCGACCGGCGAGCGCCACGGCGGAATGCCGACGTGGGCCTGGGGTACCGCCCCCGCTGGCCTGGCGACCCGGGACCAGCTCCGCCGCCGGGGCCTGCGGCCGGCACGCGGACAGCAGGTCGTTGCCCAGCTGGAGTGGGCCAGCAGTAAGGCCCGGCGCTCCGGCGGGATCCGCACCTCGAACCTGTACCGGCTCGACGAGGCGGTGCCGGTCGGTCCGTTCACCCCGGGCCGGGCCCGTGGCTTGGCGGCGGCGATGCGGGTCCGGCGGACCTGCCCGACCTGCCGCACCGAGCAGGCGTACTGCATCTCCACCCGGCTCGGCGAGTGCGCCAGCTGCGTGGCCGGCCCCAACCCGGAGGTAGACCGATGA